From one Gossypium hirsutum isolate 1008001.06 chromosome D08, Gossypium_hirsutum_v2.1, whole genome shotgun sequence genomic stretch:
- the LOC107900879 gene encoding uncharacterized protein isoform X2, producing the protein MICFREGSLPLPDVSNTSFGELVALSNSSFEGTQVLQNSEQCYPVPRNMTMKLTNEQISARVLYFGLFNGVGPTRTQSKMIVRGPSYSFAANISVEGCITSSMQGQYCNQTVELLSCGLSRNNSGNGSASGFFNQSMLSCRNNFVTSCLGDEEMKIYTLEILRVAEFLTVSAENVRLRPVNNSGNSSGIDLMCFARYGAMPSATLHDFSGNLNKSPLVINSPKVGQWYISILALNLSKETGGSQSNVSKVCYSLELQELECPLGKAGPDCLSERYMLQTVLRKDSTPFESYFLPYGEKVMSDAANFLLEPLLSNYSFGGLNTWTYFILDIPHGAAGGNLHIRLTSDRKLNYEIYVRNGGLPSLVNWDYYYVNKTSNSHGSMFFALYSSSEEKADFYILYVREGTWTIALRNLNSTDGTSNRQTTMSVSLERCPKRCSYHGDCKSALDASGLTSYSFCACDRTHGGFDCSIEIVSRQGHIWQSIALIASNAAAVLPAFWALRQKAFAEWVIYTSSGISSGLYHACDVGTWCALSFGVLQFFDFWLSFLAVVSTFVYLTTIGEVYKRAIHTVVAILTALMAITKATRPSNVILVMAIGALALLVGWLIEFSTKYRSLSFSMDLCLNLLERRRIREWVNSLVKTIMKRFRWGFLLAGFMALAMAAISRDLENSQNYWIWHSVWHVTIYTSSFFFLCSKVITINSGNERPTDANYQLTRQDSLSRG; encoded by the exons ATGATATGTTTCAGAGAAGGCAGCCTCCCATTGCCAGATGTCTCAAACACTTCATTTGGAG AACTAGTTGCACTATCAAACAGCTCTTTTGAAGGAACACAAGTGCTTCAAAATTCAGAGCAGTGTTATCCTGTACCAAGAAATATGACAATGAAGTTGACAAACGAGCAG ATATCTGCCAGGGTTTTGTATTTTGGTCTTTTCAATGGTGTTGGGCCTACAAGAACACAGTCAAAGATG ATTGTTCGAGGCCCTTCTTACTCCTTTGCAGCCAATATTAGCGTGGAAGGATGTATAACCTCATCAATGCAGGGGCAATATTGCAACCAAACTGTTGAACTGCTTTCATGTGGTCTATCTCGCAATAATTCTGGAAATGGTTCAGCATCTGGGTTTTTCAATCAAAGCATGCTTTCATGCAGGAACAATTTTGTGACCTCTTGCCTTGGAGATGAAGAAATGAAAATATACACCTTAGAGATACTACGAGTAGCTGAATTTTTAACCGTTTCAGCAGAAAATGTAAGGTTAAGACCTGTAAATAACTCTGGGAATAGTAGTGGAATTGACTTAATGTGCTTTGCTCGTTATGGTGCTATGCCTTCAGCTACTCTACATGATTTTTCTGGTAACTTAAATAAATCCCCCTTGGTCATTAACTCCCCAAAGGTTGGTCAATGGTATATTTCTATTCTAGCTCTAAATCTCTCGAAGGAAACTGGTGGATCTCAAAGTAATGTTTCAAAAGTTTGCTATTCCCTAGAACTACAAGAACTCGAATGTCCACTGGGGAAGGCTGGGCCAGATTGTTTATCCGAAAGATACATGCTTCAG ACGGTTCTCAGGAAAGATTCCACCCCTTTTGAGTCCTATTTTTTGCCATATGGTGAGAAAGTGATGTCGGATGCTGCCAATTTTCTTCTTGAGCCCCTTTTAAGCAACTACTCATTTGGAGGACTCAATACCTGGACTTATTTTATCCTGGACATTCCCCATGGTGCAGCTGGTGGAAATCTCCATATTCGGCTGACGTCAGATAGAAAgctaaattatgaaatatatgttagAAATGGCGGATTGCCATCGCTTGTTAACTGGGACTATTATTATGTAAACAAGACAAGCAACAGTCATGGCTCCATGTTTTTCGCTTTGTACAGTTCAAGTGAAGAAAAGGCCGATTTTTACATCTTATATGTTAGGGAAGGAACCTGGACTATTGCTTTAAGGAATCTAAACAGCACTGATGGCACTTCCAATAGGCAGACTACCATGTCTGTTTCACTCGAAAGATGCCCGAAAAGGTGCTCCTATCATGGTGATTGCAAATCTGCTCTTGATGCAAGTGGATTAACATCATACAG CTTTTGTGCCTGTGACCGTACCCATGGAGGCTTTGATTGTAGCATTGAGATTGTATCCCGTCAAG GACACATATGGCAATCAATTGCTCTAATCGCGTCAAATGCTGCAGCTGTGCTTCCTGCTTTTTGGGCTCTCAGGCAGAAG GCTTTTGCAGAATGGGTGATCTACACATCAAGTGGAATTTCAAGTGGATTATATCATGCATGTGATGTGGGCACCTGGTGTGCATTATCCTTTGGTGTCTTACAG TTTTTTGACTTTTGGCTCTCATTCTTGGCCGTGGTGAGCACCTTTGTTTACCTCACAACAATTGGTGAAGTTTATAAAAGGGCAATCCATACGGTTGTGGCTATCCTTACTGCCCTGATGGCCATAACTAAGGCAACCAG GCCCTCGAATGTTATTCTAGTGATGGCAATTGGAGCGCTAGCCCTTCTTGTTGGGTGGTTGATTGAATTCTCTACCAAGTATAGATCGCTTTCCTTTTCAATGGATTTATGTCTAAATTTGCTTGAGAG ACGGCGGATCAGAGAATGGGTGAACAGTCTTGTAAAAACCATAATGAAACGATTTCGTTGGGGTTTTCTGCTTGCTGGTTTTATGGCGCTGGCCATGGCAGCAATAAGCAGGGATCTCGAGAACAGTCAAAACTACTGGATTTGGCACAG TGTTTGGCACGTCACCATATACAcatcttccttcttcttcctcTGTTCAAAAGTAATCACCATAAACAGTGGGAACGAAAGACCCACAGATGCAAACTATCAGTTAACTCGCCAAGATTCTCTCTCAAGAGGTTAA
- the LOC107900879 gene encoding uncharacterized protein isoform X1, with amino-acid sequence MAENSILCSVSSLILSLFTLFSCLFGHGNSIEQLAGYNTFTISSFKYPETQIRPFDMRYIRVDLPPWFSSMSIALKSSVNLDIKSVEKVPKSALPMICFREGSLPLPDVSNTSFGELVALSNSSFEGTQVLQNSEQCYPVPRNMTMKLTNEQISARVLYFGLFNGVGPTRTQSKMIVRGPSYSFAANISVEGCITSSMQGQYCNQTVELLSCGLSRNNSGNGSASGFFNQSMLSCRNNFVTSCLGDEEMKIYTLEILRVAEFLTVSAENVRLRPVNNSGNSSGIDLMCFARYGAMPSATLHDFSGNLNKSPLVINSPKVGQWYISILALNLSKETGGSQSNVSKVCYSLELQELECPLGKAGPDCLSERYMLQTVLRKDSTPFESYFLPYGEKVMSDAANFLLEPLLSNYSFGGLNTWTYFILDIPHGAAGGNLHIRLTSDRKLNYEIYVRNGGLPSLVNWDYYYVNKTSNSHGSMFFALYSSSEEKADFYILYVREGTWTIALRNLNSTDGTSNRQTTMSVSLERCPKRCSYHGDCKSALDASGLTSYSFCACDRTHGGFDCSIEIVSRQGHIWQSIALIASNAAAVLPAFWALRQKAFAEWVIYTSSGISSGLYHACDVGTWCALSFGVLQFFDFWLSFLAVVSTFVYLTTIGEVYKRAIHTVVAILTALMAITKATRPSNVILVMAIGALALLVGWLIEFSTKYRSLSFSMDLCLNLLERRRIREWVNSLVKTIMKRFRWGFLLAGFMALAMAAISRDLENSQNYWIWHSVWHVTIYTSSFFFLCSKVITINSGNERPTDANYQLTRQDSLSRG; translated from the exons ATGGCAGAAAATTCGATTCTTTGCTCTGTTTCTAGCTTGATTCTAAGTCTTTTCACTCTCTTTTCTTGTTTATTTGGGCACGGTAATTCAATTGAGCAACTTGCTGGATATAACACCTTTACTATATCTAGCTTCAAATACCCAGAAACCCAGATCAGACCCTTTGATATGCGCTATATACGAG TTGATTTACCTCCATGGTTCTCCTCAATGTCAATAGCATTGAAGTCAAGTGTCAACCTT GATATTAAAAGTGTTGAAAAAGTTCCTAAAAGTGCGCTGCCGATGATATGTTTCAGAGAAGGCAGCCTCCCATTGCCAGATGTCTCAAACACTTCATTTGGAG AACTAGTTGCACTATCAAACAGCTCTTTTGAAGGAACACAAGTGCTTCAAAATTCAGAGCAGTGTTATCCTGTACCAAGAAATATGACAATGAAGTTGACAAACGAGCAG ATATCTGCCAGGGTTTTGTATTTTGGTCTTTTCAATGGTGTTGGGCCTACAAGAACACAGTCAAAGATG ATTGTTCGAGGCCCTTCTTACTCCTTTGCAGCCAATATTAGCGTGGAAGGATGTATAACCTCATCAATGCAGGGGCAATATTGCAACCAAACTGTTGAACTGCTTTCATGTGGTCTATCTCGCAATAATTCTGGAAATGGTTCAGCATCTGGGTTTTTCAATCAAAGCATGCTTTCATGCAGGAACAATTTTGTGACCTCTTGCCTTGGAGATGAAGAAATGAAAATATACACCTTAGAGATACTACGAGTAGCTGAATTTTTAACCGTTTCAGCAGAAAATGTAAGGTTAAGACCTGTAAATAACTCTGGGAATAGTAGTGGAATTGACTTAATGTGCTTTGCTCGTTATGGTGCTATGCCTTCAGCTACTCTACATGATTTTTCTGGTAACTTAAATAAATCCCCCTTGGTCATTAACTCCCCAAAGGTTGGTCAATGGTATATTTCTATTCTAGCTCTAAATCTCTCGAAGGAAACTGGTGGATCTCAAAGTAATGTTTCAAAAGTTTGCTATTCCCTAGAACTACAAGAACTCGAATGTCCACTGGGGAAGGCTGGGCCAGATTGTTTATCCGAAAGATACATGCTTCAG ACGGTTCTCAGGAAAGATTCCACCCCTTTTGAGTCCTATTTTTTGCCATATGGTGAGAAAGTGATGTCGGATGCTGCCAATTTTCTTCTTGAGCCCCTTTTAAGCAACTACTCATTTGGAGGACTCAATACCTGGACTTATTTTATCCTGGACATTCCCCATGGTGCAGCTGGTGGAAATCTCCATATTCGGCTGACGTCAGATAGAAAgctaaattatgaaatatatgttagAAATGGCGGATTGCCATCGCTTGTTAACTGGGACTATTATTATGTAAACAAGACAAGCAACAGTCATGGCTCCATGTTTTTCGCTTTGTACAGTTCAAGTGAAGAAAAGGCCGATTTTTACATCTTATATGTTAGGGAAGGAACCTGGACTATTGCTTTAAGGAATCTAAACAGCACTGATGGCACTTCCAATAGGCAGACTACCATGTCTGTTTCACTCGAAAGATGCCCGAAAAGGTGCTCCTATCATGGTGATTGCAAATCTGCTCTTGATGCAAGTGGATTAACATCATACAG CTTTTGTGCCTGTGACCGTACCCATGGAGGCTTTGATTGTAGCATTGAGATTGTATCCCGTCAAG GACACATATGGCAATCAATTGCTCTAATCGCGTCAAATGCTGCAGCTGTGCTTCCTGCTTTTTGGGCTCTCAGGCAGAAG GCTTTTGCAGAATGGGTGATCTACACATCAAGTGGAATTTCAAGTGGATTATATCATGCATGTGATGTGGGCACCTGGTGTGCATTATCCTTTGGTGTCTTACAG TTTTTTGACTTTTGGCTCTCATTCTTGGCCGTGGTGAGCACCTTTGTTTACCTCACAACAATTGGTGAAGTTTATAAAAGGGCAATCCATACGGTTGTGGCTATCCTTACTGCCCTGATGGCCATAACTAAGGCAACCAG GCCCTCGAATGTTATTCTAGTGATGGCAATTGGAGCGCTAGCCCTTCTTGTTGGGTGGTTGATTGAATTCTCTACCAAGTATAGATCGCTTTCCTTTTCAATGGATTTATGTCTAAATTTGCTTGAGAG ACGGCGGATCAGAGAATGGGTGAACAGTCTTGTAAAAACCATAATGAAACGATTTCGTTGGGGTTTTCTGCTTGCTGGTTTTATGGCGCTGGCCATGGCAGCAATAAGCAGGGATCTCGAGAACAGTCAAAACTACTGGATTTGGCACAG TGTTTGGCACGTCACCATATACAcatcttccttcttcttcctcTGTTCAAAAGTAATCACCATAAACAGTGGGAACGAAAGACCCACAGATGCAAACTATCAGTTAACTCGCCAAGATTCTCTCTCAAGAGGTTAA